Within the Streptomyces sp. YIM 121038 genome, the region GCCGCGGGGGCCCGGCCCGGACCGAGCAGGGCCGTGGGTCCGTGCAGTTGAGGGAGGTGGGCCAGGTCGAAGACGAAGGGCAGCTCGACCGCGTGGGCGGCGGTGGCGGCGGCCAGGGCCCGGCTGCCCGCGCCGAACAGCGCGTCGCCCATGAGGGCGGAGCGCAGCTCGCCGAAGGACGCCCCCGGGCGGGACGTGCGGTACGTCTCGACGAGACGCTCGGGGTGCGGGTGGGAGCGCGCCGCCACGTCCTCGACGTCCTTGGGCGTCGAGGGGGCGTACTGGTCCACGGGGACCAGGCGGTCGTCGGGGACCGCCGCGAAGGCGTCGGCGCGGGGTTCGATGCCCAGGGCCCCGGCCGCCGCCCGGGTGACGCGGGCGGCCTGCTCAGGGGTGAACGCCCCCAGGCCGCTGCCGCTTTGGGCGATCGCCCGGCCGAAGAGGCCCGCGGCCTCGGGGGCGGCGAGGACGCCCCCGACGAGGGTGGCCCCGGCCGACTGGCCGAAGAGGGTGACGCGCCGCGGGTCGCCGCCGAAGGCGGTGATGTTCTCCCGTACCCAGCGCAGCGCCGCGACGACGTCGAGGAGGCCGCGGTTGGCGGGCGCGCCCGGCACGTCGAGGAACCCGGCGATGCCGAGCCGGTAGTTGAGGGTGACGAGCACGACGCCGTCGCGGGCGAAGGCCGAGCCGTCGTACAGCGCGGACCGCGTCGATCCGGCGACGAAGCCGCGGCCGTGGACGAAGACCATGACGGGCAGGTCTCCGCCCTCGGCGGGCGCCCAGACGTTGACGGTGAGGTAGTCGTCCCCGCGGCTCCAACCGGTGCCGAAGTAGGGGGACATGTCCAGGCCGCCGAGCCCGCGCGCGGACTGCGGGGCGGTGGGCCCCGGCGCGGTGGCGTCGCGCACGCCGTGCCACGGCGCGTGCGGCCGCGGCGGCGCGAAGCGGGCGGCGCCGCGCGGCGGGGCCGCGTAGGGGATGGCGAGGAAGGCGGTGGTGCCGCCCCTGCGC harbors:
- a CDS encoding carboxylesterase family protein, which produces MHHPHPDPVVTTAQGLVRGLRRGGTTAFLAIPYAAPPRGAARFAPPRPHAPWHGVRDATAPGPTAPQSARGLGGLDMSPYFGTGWSRGDDYLTVNVWAPAEGGDLPVMVFVHGRGFVAGSTRSALYDGSAFARDGVVLVTLNYRLGIAGFLDVPGAPANRGLLDVVAALRWVRENITAFGGDPRRVTLFGQSAGATLVGGVLAAPEAAGLFGRAIAQSGSGLGAFTPEQAARVTRAAAGALGIEPRADAFAAVPDDRLVPVDQYAPSTPKDVEDVAARSHPHPERLVETYRTSRPGASFGELRSALMGDALFGAGSRALAAATAAHAVELPFVFDLAHLPQLHGPTALLGPGRAPAALASRVHATWIRFAEAGDPGWDPYDDERRATMRIDTEWTLLDDPRGQEGRAWPRSGRARRRSASGCTPPGSPLA